The proteins below are encoded in one region of Petrotoga miotherma DSM 10691:
- a CDS encoding response regulator, which produces MSKVLIVDDEENIRTLIKEELEESGYEVIAVSNAKDALETLESDKDIDIICTDIEMPDVNGLELASEIRKRYPNKKIIFLTAYSHYKSEMASWAADAYVVKSMDLTEIKDTIENLLKIQ; this is translated from the coding sequence TTGTCTAAAGTACTAATAGTGGATGATGAAGAGAACATAAGAACTTTAATAAAAGAAGAATTGGAAGAATCTGGTTATGAAGTTATTGCGGTAAGCAATGCAAAAGATGCACTGGAAACGTTAGAAAGCGATAAAGATATAGATATCATATGCACCGATATCGAAATGCCTGATGTAAATGGTTTAGAACTCGCAAGTGAAATCAGAAAAAGGTATCCAAATAAAAAAATAATATTTCTCACAGCCTACTCACATTATAAAAGTGAGATGGCATCATGGGCAGCAGATGCTTACGTTGTAAAATCAATGGATTTAACTGAAATAAAAGATACTATCGAAAATCTTTTAAAAATTCAATAA
- a CDS encoding ATP-binding protein, with product MMNDILNIIYNDDPQHLLKSVFKEVSSQLKETIGKDNIMFIYQSSREVFKALASTIDKFENVKIYVRGNEELKTKIFSNEIVSMNLQDDTLQENSNSIDKKEIFLYPIFSEESLIAAVGLFDNKIDKDTFDQQFYYYVALINLIIEKLRIKDLEDKVILMEELTDIIEEITQEDVIINNVLKLLKDSLSAEGIVFWELQENTLELKYKLGIDENSIISKNITLENTLEGKAIKERRSFMIVGRENFQNYFIPFKIDLKSSIYSVIEQNNEVYGVLSVYNREEEYSFRTYKNFDEADFHVFSDTAKRLAFSIHRINLYNKLQNEVSKLTDLKKSYEQLIEKQKEHLDMMNALDKISQAMRSVYDKNLAIKIMLLGLTSGRGLKFNRALYLEKDKVRGFLVPKIWVGPDTEEDANEIWKEANIQALKYGNVVQYLKEEAVKIPTNNKLIHSLQNKVLAYKGHPILERVVEKKQVLHIVPQMLEIKWEDLEDIYDIVKINEFLIFPVAGMVETKGVVIVDNKINKKPITSIEIEIVKLFKDNIGLALEMIENYQELKEKTLRLEEQKDLMDYYRRFKDNILQNLAVAIVVVDRNGKINEWNRKAENFFSRPRETMIGTAIQGITDIIGEEIIEKIKTIYETRNNIKLKNYEVKLSNTKKIFDIQLSPLRNEDLGVIEGVIIVFDDVTELYNLQKEMEKRERLAAMGEMTARIAHEVRNPITVIGGFLNRIAKMNKMDDIQKYTQIIKKELSRLEHIVNEILEYSRGGKINQIEEVNLIEIIREIMLMYEDFIQQKHVMVNTDWLKEEIVIKVDKDKIKQVLLNLIKNALESVNNNGKIDIKVGFTDENRVFFEITNDGPPIPPEIKEKLFTPFLTTKSNGTGLGLAICKKIIEEEHKGKIYLVKSDDTGTSFRFEIPTGEE from the coding sequence ATGATGAACGATATTTTAAATATTATATACAATGATGATCCTCAACATCTTTTAAAATCAGTTTTTAAGGAAGTATCTTCCCAATTGAAAGAAACGATTGGTAAAGATAATATAATGTTTATCTATCAATCAAGCAGAGAGGTTTTTAAAGCTTTAGCTTCTACAATTGATAAGTTTGAGAATGTAAAAATATATGTACGTGGAAACGAAGAGTTAAAAACCAAAATTTTTTCAAATGAAATCGTATCGATGAATCTACAAGATGATACTTTACAGGAAAATTCAAACAGCATCGATAAAAAAGAAATATTTTTATATCCAATTTTTTCGGAAGAGTCCTTAATCGCAGCCGTCGGATTATTTGATAATAAAATTGATAAGGATACTTTCGACCAACAATTTTATTATTACGTGGCATTGATTAACTTGATTATAGAAAAACTGAGAATTAAAGATTTGGAAGACAAAGTAATTTTAATGGAAGAACTCACCGACATTATAGAAGAAATTACACAAGAAGATGTAATAATTAATAATGTATTGAAACTTCTAAAAGATTCACTATCTGCAGAAGGCATAGTTTTCTGGGAACTTCAAGAAAATACGCTGGAGCTTAAATATAAGCTAGGTATAGATGAAAACTCAATCATCAGTAAAAATATTACTTTAGAAAATACCCTCGAAGGTAAAGCTATAAAAGAGAGAAGAAGTTTTATGATTGTTGGACGAGAAAACTTTCAAAATTATTTTATCCCTTTTAAAATAGATCTCAAATCTTCTATTTATTCTGTTATAGAACAAAATAATGAAGTTTATGGTGTTTTAAGTGTTTATAACAGAGAAGAAGAATACTCATTTAGAACTTACAAAAATTTTGATGAAGCGGATTTCCACGTTTTTTCTGATACCGCTAAAAGGTTAGCCTTTTCTATTCACAGAATAAATTTATATAACAAACTTCAAAATGAAGTTAGTAAGTTGACCGACCTGAAAAAGAGTTATGAGCAACTTATTGAAAAACAAAAAGAACACTTAGATATGATGAATGCGTTGGACAAGATATCTCAAGCTATGAGATCTGTTTACGATAAGAATTTAGCAATAAAAATAATGCTTTTAGGCTTAACTTCGGGAAGAGGGCTTAAATTTAACAGGGCTCTTTATTTAGAAAAAGACAAGGTTAGGGGATTCCTAGTCCCAAAAATATGGGTTGGTCCAGATACAGAAGAAGATGCTAACGAGATTTGGAAAGAGGCTAACATTCAGGCTTTAAAATATGGAAACGTCGTTCAATACCTGAAAGAAGAAGCCGTCAAAATACCCACAAATAATAAACTAATTCATAGTTTACAAAACAAAGTTTTAGCATATAAAGGACACCCTATTTTAGAAAGAGTAGTTGAAAAAAAGCAGGTGTTACATATTGTTCCTCAAATGTTGGAAATTAAATGGGAAGATTTAGAAGATATATACGATATAGTTAAAATAAATGAGTTTCTAATTTTTCCAGTTGCTGGGATGGTTGAAACTAAGGGTGTAGTTATAGTCGATAACAAAATAAACAAAAAACCCATCACCAGTATAGAAATTGAAATTGTAAAATTATTTAAAGATAATATAGGATTAGCTTTAGAAATGATAGAAAATTATCAAGAATTAAAAGAAAAAACGTTGCGATTAGAAGAACAGAAAGATTTGATGGATTACTATAGGAGGTTTAAAGACAATATCTTACAAAATTTAGCTGTCGCAATTGTTGTGGTTGATAGAAATGGAAAAATAAACGAATGGAACAGAAAAGCAGAAAATTTTTTCTCCCGACCAAGAGAAACCATGATCGGAACAGCTATTCAAGGTATAACAGATATAATAGGGGAAGAAATAATTGAAAAAATTAAAACCATTTATGAAACTAGAAATAATATCAAATTAAAAAATTATGAAGTAAAACTTTCCAATACAAAGAAAATTTTTGATATTCAATTATCTCCTTTGAGAAATGAAGATTTAGGAGTTATCGAAGGTGTTATAATTGTTTTTGATGATGTGACTGAACTGTACAACCTTCAAAAAGAAATGGAAAAGCGAGAAAGACTTGCTGCCATGGGAGAAATGACCGCTAGAATAGCTCATGAAGTGAGAAATCCTATTACGGTTATCGGCGGATTTTTAAACAGAATAGCTAAAATGAATAAAATGGATGATATTCAAAAATACACTCAAATTATTAAAAAAGAACTCTCTAGGCTTGAACATATAGTAAATGAAATCTTAGAATACTCTAGAGGAGGTAAAATTAACCAGATTGAAGAAGTCAATTTAATAGAAATCATACGCGAAATAATGTTGATGTATGAAGATTTTATACAACAAAAACACGTTATGGTGAACACTGATTGGTTAAAGGAAGAGATCGTAATAAAAGTAGATAAAGATAAAATAAAACAAGTATTGTTGAATTTAATAAAAAACGCTTTAGAGAGTGTTAATAATAATGGAAAAATTGATATAAAAGTTGGATTTACTGATGAAAATAGAGTTTTTTTCGAAATAACCAATGATGGACCACCCATACCACCAGAAATTAAAGAAAAATTATTCACCCCTTTTCTTACAACAAAAAGTAACGGTACGGGACTGGGTTTAGCCATTTGTAAAAAAATAATAGAAGAAGAACACAAAGGTAAAATTTATTTGGTAAAATCTGACGATACTGGAACTTCTTTCAGATTTGAAATTCCAACAGGTGAAGAGTAA
- a CDS encoding ATP-dependent Clp protease ATP-binding subunit: protein MRFNPNDFTEKSLKAFQQAQNVLGYSGGNILKPEHLLLAILNVEDENVKKALQGANINSIKIKLEEALSEEMGVYYSMSYGGAQGIYLSTSLANALQIAKSEADKMGFKKIPLLALLLGILMEGTSYASKLLSAYTSEALIREQLQEMLENGDEEIESGAGDPLKKFTIDLTKEAKKGKLTPVIGREKEINRMVEILSRKSKNNPVLVGDAGVGKTAVVEGLAQMIVEENPPSYLKNKKILQLDMAALLAGSKFRGEFEERLKSVVDTVKDKSDEIILFIDELHNIIGAGVAEGNAMDAANILKPALARGEIKVIGATTYEEYKKYIEKDKALARRFQPVYIQEPTPEQAIEILKGIKETYEKHHKVEILDEALIGAVNLSHRYINDRFLPDKAIDLIDEACARVKLRNSAKPEKIRELEKKMSKLEEEINKLTLEEKYEEASQKKAEYFDLQKELEKAQKAAKRVQSEISNVVDEDIIASLVQEWTGIPVTRMVEDEKKRLANLENEIHTRLVDQEEAVNTVADHIKKARAGLKDPKKPVGSFLFLGPTGVGKTELARTLAEILFGTEDALVRIDMSEYMEKFNVSRLVGAAPGYVGYEQGGQLTEIIRRRPYSVVLFDEVEKAHPDVFNILLQILDDGRLTDSQGRTVNFSNTIIILTSNLGSEFLNKTKKSVGFVGETEEESYENTKNEIMSQVKMAFRPEFINRLDDIIVFKPLSISQIKRIVDIMISRLEGRLKEKHISIQITEAAKDVIAKEGFDPVYGARPLRRVIERKIESPLANMIIEDTIKEGDTVIVDSKDDENLEIRKAAGELLKKRD from the coding sequence ATGAGATTCAATCCGAATGATTTCACTGAAAAATCTTTGAAAGCATTTCAACAAGCTCAAAATGTTCTAGGTTATTCAGGAGGGAATATTCTTAAACCTGAGCATTTATTGTTAGCAATTTTAAATGTTGAAGATGAAAATGTGAAAAAAGCTCTTCAAGGTGCCAATATTAATTCTATAAAAATCAAGCTTGAAGAAGCTTTATCTGAAGAAATGGGAGTATATTACTCCATGTCTTATGGTGGTGCACAAGGTATATATCTATCAACTAGTTTAGCAAACGCTTTACAAATAGCTAAATCAGAAGCCGACAAGATGGGATTTAAAAAGATTCCTTTACTAGCCTTATTATTAGGAATTTTAATGGAAGGTACATCTTACGCGTCCAAACTGTTGTCCGCTTATACTTCAGAGGCTTTGATTAGAGAACAGCTACAAGAAATGTTAGAAAACGGAGACGAAGAAATAGAATCAGGGGCGGGCGATCCTTTGAAAAAATTCACTATTGATTTAACCAAAGAGGCTAAAAAAGGAAAACTTACCCCTGTCATTGGAAGAGAAAAAGAAATAAATAGAATGGTGGAAATATTATCCAGAAAATCCAAAAATAACCCAGTTTTAGTTGGTGACGCTGGGGTTGGTAAAACCGCTGTAGTGGAAGGTTTAGCACAAATGATAGTAGAAGAAAATCCTCCTTCTTATCTAAAAAATAAGAAAATTTTACAGTTAGACATGGCTGCTTTACTGGCGGGTTCAAAATTTAGAGGTGAGTTTGAAGAAAGGCTTAAATCAGTCGTCGATACAGTAAAAGATAAAAGCGATGAAATTATTCTTTTTATCGATGAACTGCACAATATAATAGGTGCTGGAGTGGCTGAAGGAAATGCAATGGATGCAGCAAATATTTTGAAACCAGCCTTAGCTAGAGGTGAAATAAAGGTTATTGGAGCAACAACGTATGAAGAATATAAAAAATACATTGAAAAGGACAAAGCCTTAGCGAGAAGGTTTCAACCAGTGTATATACAAGAACCTACCCCTGAACAGGCTATTGAAATACTTAAAGGTATAAAAGAAACGTACGAAAAGCATCACAAGGTCGAAATATTGGATGAAGCTTTAATTGGAGCAGTAAATCTTTCTCATAGGTATATTAATGACAGATTTTTACCAGATAAAGCCATAGATTTGATAGATGAAGCATGTGCGCGAGTAAAGCTTAGAAACTCAGCCAAACCAGAAAAAATTAGAGAATTGGAAAAGAAAATGTCAAAATTAGAGGAAGAGATTAATAAACTAACCTTAGAGGAGAAATACGAAGAAGCGTCTCAAAAAAAGGCAGAATATTTTGATCTTCAAAAGGAATTAGAAAAAGCACAAAAAGCTGCCAAACGAGTACAAAGTGAAATAAGCAATGTAGTAGATGAAGATATAATAGCCTCGTTGGTACAAGAATGGACGGGTATCCCTGTTACACGAATGGTTGAAGATGAAAAGAAGAGACTCGCCAATCTTGAAAATGAAATACACACCAGGCTAGTTGACCAAGAAGAAGCGGTTAACACCGTAGCAGATCATATTAAAAAGGCCAGAGCAGGATTGAAAGATCCTAAAAAGCCGGTTGGTTCTTTCTTGTTTCTTGGACCAACTGGTGTTGGAAAAACCGAATTAGCCAGAACATTGGCTGAAATACTCTTTGGAACCGAAGATGCACTGGTCAGGATAGATATGAGTGAATACATGGAAAAATTCAACGTTTCTAGGTTAGTAGGTGCGGCACCAGGATACGTAGGTTACGAACAAGGTGGGCAATTAACAGAGATAATCAGGAGACGGCCCTATTCAGTAGTATTATTCGATGAAGTTGAAAAAGCTCATCCCGATGTATTCAACATATTGTTACAGATCTTAGACGATGGAAGGTTAACAGATTCTCAAGGTAGAACCGTAAATTTCAGTAATACCATCATAATATTAACTTCTAACTTAGGTTCAGAGTTCTTAAATAAAACCAAAAAAAGTGTTGGTTTTGTTGGAGAAACAGAAGAAGAATCTTATGAAAACACAAAAAATGAAATTATGAGCCAGGTAAAAATGGCCTTTAGACCCGAATTTATTAACAGGCTGGACGATATTATAGTATTCAAACCTTTGAGTATCTCTCAGATAAAGAGAATAGTCGATATAATGATTTCAAGGTTAGAAGGAAGGTTGAAAGAAAAGCATATCAGCATTCAAATAACTGAAGCAGCGAAGGACGTTATAGCAAAAGAAGGATTCGACCCAGTTTATGGAGCCAGACCGTTGAGAAGGGTTATAGAAAGAAAAATCGAATCACCTTTGGCAAATATGATCATCGAAGATACTATAAAAGAAGGAGATACGGTCATAGTTGACTCAAAAGATGATGAAAATTTAGAAATAAGAAAAGCTGCTGGAGAATTATTAAAAAAGCGGGATTAA
- the rd gene encoding rubredoxin produces the protein MKKYRCTICGYIYDPEVGDPDNGVEPGTSFEDLPDDWTCPVCGAAKEDFELLEE, from the coding sequence ATGAAAAAATATAGATGCACTATTTGTGGTTATATATACGATCCAGAAGTAGGAGATCCAGATAACGGCGTAGAACCTGGAACTTCTTTTGAAGATTTACCGGATGATTGGACTTGCCCCGTTTGTGGTGCTGCTAAAGAAGACTTTGAACTACTCGAAGAATAA
- a CDS encoding class II SORL domain-containing protein yields the protein MLGDVIKIKDFKNEKHVPTIDCPDNVQPNEEFEVDVQVGKEIKHPNTVEHHIEWIDLFIQYDDDPNTVHVGRYMFGPVVGEPHVKAKIKLAKSGTLIALSHCNIHGLWENTKKVSVV from the coding sequence GTGTTAGGTGACGTAATTAAGATTAAAGATTTCAAAAATGAAAAACATGTTCCTACAATCGATTGTCCAGACAATGTTCAACCTAACGAGGAGTTTGAAGTTGATGTACAGGTTGGTAAGGAGATTAAACATCCAAACACAGTAGAGCACCATATTGAGTGGATAGATCTTTTTATACAATACGATGATGATCCAAATACCGTACATGTAGGCAGATATATGTTCGGACCTGTTGTGGGGGAACCTCATGTAAAAGCAAAAATAAAGTTAGCAAAATCAGGAACATTGATTGCACTCTCTCATTGTAATATTCATGGACTTTGGGAAAACACCAAAAAGGTTTCTGTAGTTTGA